The nucleotide sequence AAATCACGCCGGGGTCCTGTTCGGCGGTATCCACCTGCATGCCGCGTTTCACATACCAATCGTAAATGCGGCCCACGAACGGCGAGATCAGCGTGGCGCAGCGCTGCGCGGCGGCCAGCGCCTGCTCCAGCGAGAACACCAGCGTCAGATTGCAGCGGATGCCTTCCTGTTCGAGGATTTCCGCCGCGCGGATGCCTTCCCAGGTGGCAGCGATCTTGATCAGCACGCGGTCGGTGTCCACACCGAGTTCGCGGTACAACGCCATCAGGCCACGGGCGCGTTCCACCGTGGCGCGGGTGTCGAAGGACAGGCGCGCGTCGACTTCGGTGGAAACCAGGCCGGGAATCAGTTCGAGGATGGTCTGGCCGGTCAGTGTGGCGAAGGCGTCACAGCGCAGGGCGAGGTCCTCTGTCGGGCCGATCTGCCGGGCCAGGTGACGGGCATCGGCCAGCAATGCGCTCTGTGTGTCCTGTTTCGCCACGGACAGCAGCAACGACGGGTTGGTGGTGGCATCCACCGGGGTCAGGGCCCGGATCGCGGCAAGCTCGCCGGTGTCTGCGACCAGGGTGCTCCATGCTGCCAATTGTGCGCGCTTGCTTGCCATGTCATTCCGCCTGCCGAAGTCAGTGTCAGCGGCGCAGTGTAGCGGCGCCGGATTACAAGACTGCGTTAACGCGGGACCTGCTGCAAGGCTTCCAGCAATACTGCCGGTGTGGCATCAGGTAGGTGCGCGCGGGTGCTCAGATGGCGGCGGAAAGCGCGTGCGCCGGGCACGCTCTGGAACAGGTTGAGCACATGGCGCAATACATGCTTGGGGTGCACACCCTCCGCATAGCGGCGTTCCAGGTAGGGCATGAAGGCTTCCACCAGCGCGTGGCGGTCGGTGAAGGGCGCCGGGCTGTTGAACAGCACCGGGTCGGCCTCGGCCAGGAACCAGGGGTTCTGATACGCCTCGCGGCCGATCATCACACCATCGACCTGATGCAGGTGTTCGGCCACCTGTTCCATATTGCGGATGCCACCGTTGAGGATGATTTCGCAGTCGGGGAAATCCTGTTTCACCGCGTAGGCGCGCTCATAGATCAGCGGCGGTATCTCGCGGTTTTCTTTCGGGCTGAGGCCACTGAGGATCGCCTTGCGCGCATGAATGGTGAAGCTGTGGCAGCCTGCCGCGCGCACTGTGTCGATAAAGGTGTGCAGAAAGGCGTACTCGTCCTGGTCATCAATGCCGATGCGGCTCTTGACCGTGACCGGCACGGACACGGCTGCCTGCATCGCAGCCACGCATTCCGCCACCAGCACCGGCTCGGCCATCAGGCAGGCGCCGAAGCGGCCGGACTGTACCCGGTCGGACGGGCAGCCGACATTCAGGTTGATTTCGTCGTAACCGTAATCAGCACCGATGCGCGCCGCTTCCGCCAGCTGCGCCGGCTCGCTGCCGCCGAGTTGCAGTGCCACCGGGTGTTCCGTGTCGTCATAACCGAGCAGGTAATCGCGCGCGCCGTGGAGCACCGCGTGGGCGGTGACCATTTCTGTATACAGCAACGTGTGACGGCTGATCATGCGCGCGAGGTAGCGATAGTCGCGCGTGGTCCAGTCCATCATGGGGGCTATGGAGAGGGTTCTGTCGAGCGTTGCGGTATCCACGGAGTGACGGGTCTGCTGGCTGCCGGGGCAGGCATTGTGCCGTGTCCGGGGCGCCAGTGCACCCGTCAACGCCGTGGCGAGCGCGGCAACACCACGACTACGGCAAGCCCGCCCAGGGGGCTGTCAGTGAAGCAGATATGGCCCTGGTGGATATCCACCACGCGCGCCACGATGGACAGCCCCAGCCCGGCGCCGTCGCTGTTGTCCTGACGGAAGAAGCGTTCGGTCAGGTGTTGCCGGGCGGCGGCGGGGACGCCGGGGCCGCTGTCGAGCAGGCGCAGGGTCACCTGTTCCGCGTCCGACTCCAGTTGCAGCAATATCTGGCCTTGTGGGGGGGTGTACTGAACGGCATTGGTGACCAGATTCTGGAGCAGGGTGCCGAGGCTGGCGGCATCGGCGGTGAGATGACAGTCGGCCTGTGGCGCCACGTCCAGGCTGATGTCCTGCTGCCGGGCCAGTGCCAGGGGGGCCAGTTCGGCCAATTCCTCGCGCGCAAACGCGGCCAGGTCCAGGCGTGTCATGTTCAGGCGTGCGGCGGCGGGTTCCAGCCGCGCCAGGGTCAGCAATTGAGTGACTACGCGGGTGGCGCGGTCGATCGCACCGCGCAGTTGACGCAGGGCATCATCCCGGTCGCCCGGATCGTCGGCTTCCAGCGCGTTCTGTACATGAATGCGCAACACGGCCAGTGGCGTGCGCAGTTCATGGGTGGCGTCGTTGAGAAAGCGTTTTTCCCGTTCCAGCAGTTCATTGACTTGCAGCAACAGGCGGTTGAGTGCAGCGGCCACGGGTTCAAGTTCGCGCGGCAGTGGCGCCAGCAGAAGCGGGCTCAGGCTGTCCGGGTCACGGTGCCGCAGTAGCTGGACCATGCGCGCCAGCGGTCGCAGCCCCCAGCCGATCGCCAGCCACACCATTAGCGCCAGCAGCGGCAGGCCAACCAGATCGGGGAGCATGTTGCGGCGCGCGATCTTGCCGACCAGTTCGCCGCGCACGTCTTCGCGTTCGCCGACCAGAATCCACAGGTTGTCCGGTTCGTCCGGCAACAGAAACAGGCGCCAGCCATGAGCATCACTGAGAGTGGCGTTATGGAAGCCGGCCAGGTCTTCGGCTGGCGCGGTGGTCTGGTCGACGCCGCGCACCGCGCGGGCAAGGCTGGCGAGTGTATCCGGTGGGGCGCTGGCGGAGCGCAGCAGTTCACGACCGTCGGCGTCAAACAGCACGAAGCTGATCTTGTTTTCGTAACGATGGCCTATATGACCTGAGCGTTCGGGATGGGGCGTGGCCCGTTGCATGGCATCGCGGATGGCGGCCAGTGTGGCCGGTGGCGTATCGGCACCGACCATGCCTTCCAGCAGGCGTGCGCTACGGGCCAGCTGGGCATCGAACAGTTCCTCGATTTCATGGCGGGCATCGACGTAGCCTTTCAGTGAAATCAGTGTCAGGCCGACGGCCAATACGCCGAGCACCAGGGCGACTGTACGGGTGCGGATGGCATCCATCAGGGTTTGTCCACCGTATAGCCGACGCCGCGCACGGTGCGGATCAGGCCTGGAAACAACTTGCGGCGCAGATGATGTACATGCACTTCCAGCGCATTGCTTTCCACGGTCTCATCCCAGCCATACAGCACCTGTTCGAGTTTGTCCCGGGTCATGACCCGGCCCGGGCGCGCCAGCAGTTCGTGCAGTAACAGGTATTCCTTGCGTTGCAGCGTCACGGCCTCACCTTCATAGCGCACATGCTGGGTGGCGGGGTCGAGCTGGATGCCACGGTATTCGATCAGCGGTTCCGGGCGCTGGGCGCTGCGTCGCAATAGCGCGCGCAGCCGGGCCTTGAGTTCCGCCACATCGAAGGGCTTGGTCAGGTAATCATCGGCGCCGCTGTCGAGACCGAGGATACGGTCGCTGGTGGTATGCCGTGCAGTGAGTACCAGCACCGGGACTGGATCGGCGCTGGCACGCAGTTGCCTGAGGACGGCAAGGCCATCCAGTTTCGGCAGGCCGAGATCAAGGATGGCGACGTCAAAACTTTCATGTTGCAGGGCGTGCAGGGCACTGGCGCCATCCTGGAGCCAGTCTACGGTATAGCCCTCGGGTTTCAGGGCGACGCGAATGCCCTGCGCCAGGGCGATGTCGTCTTCCACCAGCAGAACGCGCATGGCACCTCCGGTTGCCGTGTACTGCCACATTCAAGCCTGTGGCCAGTGTTTAATCCAGCTTTTCCTGCACACTGGCCAGCAGTGTTCTGGCCTCTTCGCGGCGACCCTGGTCGGCCACGGTGCGCCCGGCGCGCTCCGGAGCAGCCAGCGCCTTTTCAAGCGCGCCGGCGGCCTCGCGGTAACGGTGCTGGCGTTGCAGGAAATCACCGTAGAAATAGTTCGGATCGATGCCGTCGGGATTGAGCATCAGGGCCTGCTGCAGCATCTGTTCGGCTTTTTCATCGTCACCGAAGCCGACCGGCCAGCCGGGTACCTGATAGTAAAGGCTGCCCAGGCTGGTGTAGGCGGAGCCGTCCAGTGCACCGGGGTTGATCTCCAGGGCACGCTCAAGCTCGCGGCGCGCGTCCTTGACCAACCCCAGGGCGCCGAGGCCGCCTTTGGCTCCGGCCCAGGTGCTCAGGATGATGCCGTGCCAGATGCGCAACTCGGCGGAGCCCGGCTCGGCCTGGACGGCCGTACTGGCCTGGGCAGCCAGCTTTTCGAATGCCTCGGCCCGTTGTCTGGCGGGCACCTGATAATTGATTTCGGCCCAGCGCTGCTGGAGCGTGGAAAGCGTGGTGTCGTCGGCCAGCGACGTGAGCGGCAGCAGCGTGAACAGGCAGAGTGTCAGCAGGCGTGAAAGGGTCATGGCACAGCTCCTCAGGAATCGTGACGGGCGTAACGCTGGATGATCGGCAACTGCTTGTGCAGCGACTGGCTGACCAGTTGTGGGAACAGGCTGTTGATGCGCACAAACAGTTTTTCTGGCCAGCCGATGTAGAGCTCATCGCGCTCACGCTGGATCGCGGTGAGAATGCGCCGGGCAACCTGGTGCGGGGCGTCCATGGCCACGCGCAACTGTTCGTTCATGGCCACGACACTGCGGCCATTCATGCCGGTGCGCGTGGCACGTGGCGCAACATAAAGCACTCGTACGCCACTGTCGGCCAACTCGCGGCGCAGGGCTTCGGAAAAGCCGCGCAGTGCGAATTTGCTGGCACAGTAGGCGGCGAAACCGGGATAGCCGATGGAGCCGAACGTGGAGCCGACATTGACTACCAGTGCGTTGTCGTTCTCCTGCAGTTGCGGCAATAGTCGGTGGGTCAATTGCAGTGCGGCCGTGACGTTGAGGTTCATCATCTCGGCGATGGCATCTTCATCCTGTTGCGCCAGCAGGCGAAACTGGTTGATACCGGCGGCATTGATCAGGCAGTTAAAGCCGACGAAGCGGCTGGCCGCGTCGGCCACGTCGCGCCGGCCACTGGCCTGGGTCAGGTCTGCGCGAACCAGTTGCACCTGGCCGGGGAAGCGCTGCGTCAGCGGTTCGAGTTTTTCCGTCTGGCGGGCTACCAGCAGCAGGTGTGCGCCTGCACTGGCCAGTTGATCGGCCAGTGCGAAGCCGATGCCGCCACTGGCGCCGGTCAGCAAGGCATGACATTGATGCAGTTCCATGGGCGTGTCCTCAGGTCAGGCTGCGGAAGAGATCGCCGTACAGGCGGTACACCACGCGGGCGGTGTGCACGACGGCTGCGCGATCCCCATCGTGATCGAGGCGGTTCATCAGGGTCTTGAAAAACTCGACGTGCTCCAGATCAAGGCTGCCGTGGGACAGCAGGTAACTGAACGCCTTGCGTGGCAGGCCGAGGCTGCTTTCCAGCGTGCCGGCGGCCTCGGTGGCCAGTGCGGTACTGGTGCCCTCAAGCACATGTACCATGCCGAAAAAACTGACCGGGTTGTGCCGGGCAATACGGTCATAGACATAGGCAACCATTAATTCCGTTGGCAATGACGGTGCGCTGTGGCGCACGGCGTCGGCGTCGGCGCCGCAGGCACGCAGATCATTGAGCACCCATTCCTGGTGGCCATATTCCTCTTCGATATATTCCGCGATGGCCTCGCGCAGCCATTCCAGCCGCTCGGGCAGGCGGGCACCACAGGCCATGAGCAGTGGCACCGTGTGCTTGACGTGGTGATAAGCCTGGCCGAGAAACGCGACATACTGATCGCGGCTGGCGCGGCCTTGCATGGCGAGCCCGATGATTGGTGCGCTCAGAAGATCATCCCGGGCACGGGCGGTCTGCGTCTGCAAAGTATCGAAGAATGTCGTCATGGGAGGGCCTCGCTGGTCGGAGTGGTAAGCAGGGCAGAAAGTGTGTTGTGGTAGTGCGTGGCCAGAGCGTCACGGCGCAGGCGGCCGTTGCTGGTGGCCAGGCCGTTGGCCGCCGTAAAGCGGGCATCGGCGCGCAACCAGTGATGGGCGCGGGCATAGTCGGGCAGCCCTGCGTTAACAGCGGCCACGGCGGCGGTCAGTGTTTCATCCGGGCAGGGCTCAAAACGGGGCACCAGCACCGCCACGTTGCGGGGCATGGCTTCACCGTACAGCCAGGCTTGCGCAATGGGGGCCTGCTGCACCAGTTCTGCCTCGACCCATTCGGGATTGACGTTGCGCCCGAACGCGGTCACGAACTGGTTTTTTTTGCGCCCGTGCAGCGTCAGGAAGCCGGCATTCACCTGGCCGAGATCACCGCTGGCGAGCCATCCATCCGGGTGTGGCGCTTCGCCCAAGTAGCCGAGCATGTGTACGCCACGGATCATCACTTCGCCGTCGCTGGCGAGACGAATATCGGCATGCGGCAGTGTCTGTCCGCTACTGCCTGCGCGGCGCGCGCCCGGGGTGTTGAGCGTCACCACAGAGGCACATTCAGACAGGCCGTAACCCTCGAAGACGGGCAGGCCGAGAGCATCGGCCCGTTGCAGTAATTGCGGTGCCACATGCCCGCCGCCGACGGCGATAAAGCGCAGACTTCGGGGAGGTGACAGGCCGCGTTCAGCAGCGGTGACCAATGCCAGCAACAGTTGTGGCAGCAGGATCAGGCTGTTGGGCTGGCTGTCGCGCAGGGTGGTCATGAAACGCAGCAGGTCGAATTCACTGCTGCCATGCAGGCCGATCTCAGCCATCG is from Isoalcanivorax pacificus W11-5 and encodes:
- a CDS encoding transaldolase, giving the protein MASKRAQLAAWSTLVADTGELAAIRALTPVDATTNPSLLLSVAKQDTQSALLADARHLARQIGPTEDLALRCDAFATLTGQTILELIPGLVSTEVDARLSFDTRATVERARGLMALYRELGVDTDRVLIKIAATWEGIRAAEILEQEGIRCNLTLVFSLEQALAAAQRCATLISPFVGRIYDWYVKRGMQVDTAEQDPGVISVRTIFHTLKGLGLDTIVMGASFRNQGQIEALAGCDRLTISPALLEGLEQDTGPLTRHLDPADITLLPEQIPMDEATFRWALNDNPMACELLADGIRRFARDQEALEALLQASD
- the dusA gene encoding tRNA dihydrouridine(20/20a) synthase DusA, which codes for MDTATLDRTLSIAPMMDWTTRDYRYLARMISRHTLLYTEMVTAHAVLHGARDYLLGYDDTEHPVALQLGGSEPAQLAEAARIGADYGYDEINLNVGCPSDRVQSGRFGACLMAEPVLVAECVAAMQAAVSVPVTVKSRIGIDDQDEYAFLHTFIDTVRAAGCHSFTIHARKAILSGLSPKENREIPPLIYERAYAVKQDFPDCEIILNGGIRNMEQVAEHLHQVDGVMIGREAYQNPWFLAEADPVLFNSPAPFTDRHALVEAFMPYLERRYAEGVHPKHVLRHVLNLFQSVPGARAFRRHLSTRAHLPDATPAVLLEALQQVPR
- a CDS encoding ATP-binding protein — translated: MDAIRTRTVALVLGVLAVGLTLISLKGYVDARHEIEELFDAQLARSARLLEGMVGADTPPATLAAIRDAMQRATPHPERSGHIGHRYENKISFVLFDADGRELLRSASAPPDTLASLARAVRGVDQTTAPAEDLAGFHNATLSDAHGWRLFLLPDEPDNLWILVGEREDVRGELVGKIARRNMLPDLVGLPLLALMVWLAIGWGLRPLARMVQLLRHRDPDSLSPLLLAPLPRELEPVAAALNRLLLQVNELLEREKRFLNDATHELRTPLAVLRIHVQNALEADDPGDRDDALRQLRGAIDRATRVVTQLLTLARLEPAAARLNMTRLDLAAFAREELAELAPLALARQQDISLDVAPQADCHLTADAASLGTLLQNLVTNAVQYTPPQGQILLQLESDAEQVTLRLLDSGPGVPAAARQHLTERFFRQDNSDGAGLGLSIVARVVDIHQGHICFTDSPLGGLAVVVVLPRSPRR
- a CDS encoding response regulator transcription factor → MRVLLVEDDIALAQGIRVALKPEGYTVDWLQDGASALHALQHESFDVAILDLGLPKLDGLAVLRQLRASADPVPVLVLTARHTTSDRILGLDSGADDYLTKPFDVAELKARLRALLRRSAQRPEPLIEYRGIQLDPATQHVRYEGEAVTLQRKEYLLLHELLARPGRVMTRDKLEQVLYGWDETVESNALEVHVHHLRRKLFPGLIRTVRGVGYTVDKP
- a CDS encoding SDR family oxidoreductase, with amino-acid sequence MELHQCHALLTGASGGIGFALADQLASAGAHLLLVARQTEKLEPLTQRFPGQVQLVRADLTQASGRRDVADAASRFVGFNCLINAAGINQFRLLAQQDEDAIAEMMNLNVTAALQLTHRLLPQLQENDNALVVNVGSTFGSIGYPGFAAYCASKFALRGFSEALRRELADSGVRVLYVAPRATRTGMNGRSVVAMNEQLRVAMDAPHQVARRILTAIQRERDELYIGWPEKLFVRINSLFPQLVSQSLHKQLPIIQRYARHDS
- a CDS encoding TenA family transcriptional regulator, which encodes MTTFFDTLQTQTARARDDLLSAPIIGLAMQGRASRDQYVAFLGQAYHHVKHTVPLLMACGARLPERLEWLREAIAEYIEEEYGHQEWVLNDLRACGADADAVRHSAPSLPTELMVAYVYDRIARHNPVSFFGMVHVLEGTSTALATEAAGTLESSLGLPRKAFSYLLSHGSLDLEHVEFFKTLMNRLDHDGDRAAVVHTARVVYRLYGDLFRSLT
- a CDS encoding AMP-binding protein encodes the protein MSPAIDALWQALHRHARLPLLQQGPRHWSGQAILDTVSERVLQLQHLGARRVALALDNGAEWILWDLALLASGCINVPLPGFFSTAQQQHVLDSAGIDLAIGLLPTLAAQTGFVPLGGECWQRAPEQVPAVHPGTAKITYTSGTTGQPKGVCLDAHAQLRVAKSLYQASRPCEVKRHLCVLPLATLLENIAGVYAPLLAGACINVRPMAEIGLHGSSEFDLLRFMTTLRDSQPNSLILLPQLLLALVTAAERGLSPPRSLRFIAVGGGHVAPQLLQRADALGLPVFEGYGLSECASVVTLNTPGARRAGSSGQTLPHADIRLASDGEVMIRGVHMLGYLGEAPHPDGWLASGDLGQVNAGFLTLHGRKKNQFVTAFGRNVNPEWVEAELVQQAPIAQAWLYGEAMPRNVAVLVPRFEPCPDETLTAAVAAVNAGLPDYARAHHWLRADARFTAANGLATSNGRLRRDALATHYHNTLSALLTTPTSEALP